In a single window of the Caldibacillus debilis DSM 16016 genome:
- a CDS encoding nucleoside hydrolase, protein MARKKKVIVDVDTGIDDALSILYLLKQDVELLGITAVFGNVSAERAAANTLKILELAGAPEDIPVFQGAEQPLFRPWQGPAVRFHGENGLANVELPESARSVQPGHAADFIVQKAEEYPEELTLLFLGPLTNLALALAKDVRLPEKVKEVVIMGGAIRVPGNATPVSEGNIAGDPEAAHMVFSAGFPLTMVGLDVTMKAIFTERHLKLLEEKYRKDAGGQKIVRVVKELLEFRFGAYAGYWEERGCPLHDPLAVAVALDPSLAEKVPMQVQIETKGTLSLGATVADFRIGRGAEPNVLVCVKADYERFFNRFIDALAK, encoded by the coding sequence TTGGCGCGGAAAAAGAAAGTGATCGTGGATGTGGATACGGGGATTGACGATGCGTTAAGCATCCTCTACTTGTTGAAACAGGATGTGGAGTTGCTGGGGATCACGGCGGTTTTCGGGAATGTTTCCGCGGAACGGGCGGCGGCAAACACGTTAAAAATCTTGGAGCTGGCCGGTGCGCCGGAGGATATTCCCGTTTTCCAAGGGGCGGAACAACCGCTGTTTCGCCCGTGGCAAGGCCCGGCCGTCCGATTCCATGGGGAAAACGGCCTTGCCAATGTGGAGCTTCCGGAATCCGCCCGATCCGTCCAGCCGGGCCACGCCGCGGATTTTATCGTCCAAAAGGCGGAGGAATATCCGGAGGAATTGACGCTCCTCTTCCTCGGCCCGCTGACCAATTTGGCGCTGGCGCTGGCCAAGGACGTCCGGCTTCCGGAAAAGGTAAAAGAAGTGGTCATCATGGGCGGCGCGATCCGCGTCCCCGGCAATGCGACCCCGGTTTCGGAAGGGAATATCGCCGGCGATCCGGAGGCCGCCCATATGGTTTTTTCCGCCGGATTTCCGCTGACGATGGTCGGGCTGGATGTGACGATGAAGGCCATTTTTACGGAAAGGCATCTGAAACTTCTTGAAGAAAAATACCGGAAAGATGCGGGCGGCCAAAAAATTGTCCGGGTCGTGAAAGAACTGCTCGAATTCCGTTTTGGCGCCTATGCAGGGTACTGGGAAGAACGGGGCTGCCCCCTCCACGATCCCTTGGCCGTTGCCGTCGCCTTGGATCCTTCCCTGGCGGAAAAAGTGCCGATGCAAGTCCAAATCGAAACGAAGGGAACCCTTTCCTTGGGAGCGACGGTCGCGGATTTCCGTATCGGGAGGGGCGCCGAACCGAATGTCCTCGTTTGCGTAAAAGCGGACTACGAAAGGTTTTTCAACCGTTTCATCGATGCCTTGGCAAAATAG
- a CDS encoding nucleoside hydrolase, which translates to MKKVILDVDTGIDDALALVYALRSPELEVLGITTCFGNHTVEQTTKNTLKVLELLNRTDIPVAKGAREPVFRRNDKDPSSFHGSDGLACAPLPEPKAEPADEHAADFIVRTVRAYPHEVTLIPVGPLTNLALAVMKDPSIARLVKNVTLMGGAVFHPGNYTPVAEANIYADPEAAELVFRSGMPVTMVGLDVTMKTLLPRSVLEEWRKIGTPLGRFLTHITEFYMDAYLKFYPSIGGCALHDPLAVGAVIDPSFVKTERLYVQVDTEGEISKGRTVADLRPGHPEPNVDVCTEVDAERFLRHFLDRMNRPGS; encoded by the coding sequence ATGAAAAAAGTCATCCTGGATGTGGATACCGGCATTGACGACGCCCTGGCGCTCGTCTATGCCCTGCGTTCGCCGGAGCTGGAAGTGCTCGGGATCACCACCTGCTTCGGCAATCATACCGTGGAACAGACGACGAAAAACACGTTGAAGGTGTTGGAGCTTTTGAACAGGACGGATATCCCCGTCGCCAAGGGGGCGCGGGAGCCGGTTTTCCGGCGGAACGACAAAGATCCGTCCTCTTTCCATGGATCGGACGGCCTTGCCTGCGCACCCCTTCCCGAACCGAAGGCCGAACCGGCGGACGAACATGCGGCCGATTTCATCGTCCGGACGGTCCGCGCCTATCCCCATGAAGTGACCCTGATCCCCGTCGGCCCGTTGACGAATCTTGCCCTGGCCGTCATGAAAGATCCCTCCATCGCCCGCCTCGTGAAAAATGTCACGCTGATGGGCGGCGCCGTTTTCCATCCGGGGAATTACACGCCGGTCGCGGAAGCGAACATTTACGCAGATCCGGAGGCCGCCGAGCTGGTCTTTCGCTCCGGGATGCCGGTCACCATGGTCGGCCTCGACGTGACGATGAAAACCCTTCTTCCGCGGAGCGTTTTGGAAGAATGGCGGAAAATCGGCACGCCATTGGGCAGATTTTTAACTCATATTACGGAATTTTACATGGACGCTTATTTAAAGTTTTATCCGTCCATCGGCGGCTGCGCCCTCCACGACCCTTTGGCCGTCGGCGCGGTCATCGATCCGTCCTTTGTCAAAACGGAACGGCTGTACGTGCAGGTGGACACGGAGGGGGAGATCTCGAAGGGAAGGACCGTCGCCGACTTGCGGCCGGGCCATCCGGAACCGAACGTGGATGTGTGCACGGAAGTGGACGCCGAACGTTTCCTTCGGCATTTTCTCGACCGAATGAACCGTCCCGGATCATGA
- a CDS encoding BglG family transcription antiterminator has translation MNERQKEMLKILLTGKKEIFRVEELAKQLGCSEKTVRNDLDQIENFLRRTSGAKLIRKPGVGISLAIGEGEKAGLFRELFSTRSLSGEERLFEIAFQLLTSRDPIPLSRFADKYFVSKNIINKDMKSLAGWLERFRLRLVSKPKLGNRVVGSELDKRMALAHLNELFPEAACHKSYVLDLFLPHEVTTVKNALDDMQRRFSVSFTDDALESLQIHALIMVKRIRQQSPVAVPEKERETAVRQREYHCSEWFCRRLANDLRLAFPEEEKIYFTWLLVGSRKKWDEGTRDKFRWDEETAGIVRRLIEKMTRLTFLPFADDEALFHGLAVHMHAVRFRMKYGLPITNPLLENIKKMYPYMFSMVILAMEGIDEIANMPEDEAGYIVLHFQASAERLENKREKVKACIVCHMGIGMSRLLETKITRQFPDIEILGCLGKAELPDFLKNHAIDLILSTVPVEKTEIPCIVISPLFETRDGEKLKRLLAGWDKGKSFVAGKPVLANFIREDTVFFGWQKEHRYEVVEMLCMELYRKGYVEKGFIASAMQRERKSATAIGGGLAIPHGDPSMVLRSAVALAVLWEPMEWGNEKVSLVFLLAIGSREKDEARGVMKEIALISETPDAVKSFMEARNYQDLLRVLKDLGEEKAFASPLGTVPQ, from the coding sequence ATGAACGAGCGGCAGAAGGAAATGTTAAAAATATTGTTGACCGGAAAAAAGGAAATTTTTCGCGTCGAAGAATTGGCGAAGCAGCTCGGCTGTTCGGAAAAAACCGTGAGGAATGATCTGGACCAGATCGAAAATTTCCTCCGGAGGACCAGCGGGGCAAAACTCATCCGCAAACCCGGGGTTGGCATATCTTTGGCGATCGGGGAAGGGGAAAAGGCCGGGCTTTTCCGGGAGCTTTTTTCCACACGCTCGCTGAGCGGCGAAGAACGGCTGTTTGAGATCGCTTTCCAGCTGCTGACCAGCCGGGATCCGATCCCGCTTTCCCGATTTGCGGACAAGTATTTTGTTTCGAAAAATATCATAAACAAAGATATGAAATCTCTCGCCGGCTGGCTGGAACGGTTCCGTTTGCGGCTCGTTTCCAAACCGAAACTGGGAAATAGGGTCGTAGGGTCGGAGCTGGACAAAAGGATGGCCCTGGCCCACTTGAATGAACTGTTCCCGGAAGCCGCCTGCCATAAAAGCTATGTCCTTGATCTGTTTTTGCCCCATGAAGTCACGACGGTAAAAAACGCCTTGGATGATATGCAGCGGAGATTCTCCGTTTCTTTTACGGACGATGCCTTGGAAAGTTTGCAGATCCACGCCTTGATCATGGTCAAAAGAATCCGGCAACAGTCGCCTGTGGCCGTTCCCGAAAAGGAAAGGGAAACCGCCGTCCGGCAAAGGGAATATCATTGTTCGGAATGGTTTTGCCGGCGGCTTGCGAACGATCTCCGGTTGGCTTTTCCGGAAGAGGAAAAGATCTATTTTACTTGGCTTCTTGTCGGCAGCCGGAAAAAATGGGACGAGGGGACCCGGGACAAATTCCGATGGGACGAGGAAACGGCCGGCATCGTCCGGCGGCTGATCGAAAAAATGACCCGGTTGACCTTCCTTCCTTTTGCCGATGACGAGGCTTTGTTTCATGGTCTCGCCGTCCATATGCACGCCGTCCGGTTCCGGATGAAATACGGGCTGCCGATTACCAATCCCCTCTTGGAAAATATCAAAAAGATGTATCCCTATATGTTCAGCATGGTCATTCTGGCCATGGAAGGCATCGACGAAATCGCGAATATGCCGGAGGATGAGGCGGGGTACATCGTCTTGCATTTTCAAGCTTCCGCCGAGCGCCTGGAAAACAAAAGAGAGAAGGTAAAAGCATGCATCGTCTGCCACATGGGGATCGGGATGTCCCGGCTCTTGGAAACGAAAATCACCCGTCAGTTTCCGGATATCGAGATTTTGGGCTGCTTGGGAAAAGCGGAACTTCCGGATTTCTTAAAGAACCACGCCATCGATTTGATCCTTTCCACCGTTCCCGTTGAAAAAACCGAGATTCCCTGCATCGTCATTTCGCCCCTGTTTGAAACGAGGGACGGGGAAAAGCTGAAACGGCTTCTGGCCGGGTGGGACAAGGGAAAATCCTTTGTCGCCGGGAAACCCGTGCTCGCCAATTTCATCCGTGAAGATACCGTCTTTTTCGGATGGCAAAAAGAACACCGCTATGAAGTGGTGGAAATGCTGTGCATGGAACTGTACAGAAAAGGCTATGTCGAAAAAGGGTTCATCGCCAGCGCCATGCAAAGGGAGCGAAAATCGGCGACGGCCATAGGCGGAGGCCTCGCGATTCCCCACGGCGACCCTTCGATGGTTTTGCGTTCCGCGGTTGCTTTGGCGGTATTGTGGGAGCCAATGGAGTGGGGAAATGAGAAGGTATCCCTCGTCTTCCTGCTCGCCATCGGCAGCCGGGAAAAGGACGAAGCCCGCGGCGTCATGAAGGAAATCGCGTTGATCAGCGAAACCCCGGATGCCGTCAAATCCTTCATGGAGGCGAGGAATTATCAAGATCTTCTGCGCGTGCTGAAGGACTTGGGGGAAGAAAAAGCCTTTGCAAGTCCTCTCGGTACGGTGCCGCAATAA
- a CDS encoding PTS fructose transporter subunit IIABC, with amino-acid sequence MGKAKILAVTACPVGIAHTYMAAENLQKAGEALGVDIKVETQGSIGVENPLTEKDIAEADGIIIAADKEVPKERFAGKRVLITGVQDGIKRPEELIKQVLEGDVPIYRPQTAAADADQKSVRKENPVYRHLMSGVSYMVPFIVVGGLLIALSLSLGGEQTPKGIVIPDDSFWKHIERLGAASFMFMVPILAGFIAVSIADRPGLVPGMIGGYIAANGSFYGSEAGAGFIGGIIAGFLAGYVALAIKRIKVPKAVQPVMPIIFIPIISSLIVGLLLIFVIGAPVAKLFESLTDWLATMEGGSSIVLAMILGAMIAFDMGGPLNKVAFLFGAAMIGEGNYSIMGPIAVAICIPPIGMGLATFINKRKYSQEEREAGKAAFTMGLFGITEGAIPFAARDPLRVIPGIIVGSMAGSVIAMIGNVGDRVAHGGPIVAVLGAVDNVFMFFVAAIIGSFVTAFMVNLLKKDVEDGNGKAAKREKKEKSVADEAQKPSDSAETPENFKLADLTNMNLIEPDLKGSTRDEIIDEMIEMLDKEGILSSKEEFKKAIFNREKEGSTGLGMSIAIPHGKSAGVKRPAVAFGLKRDGVNWNSIDGNDAKLIFMLAVPERAAGNAHLKILQMLSRKLMDETFRSRLLNVQSKEEAYRLLGEIQ; translated from the coding sequence ATGGGAAAGGCAAAAATACTTGCGGTTACGGCGTGTCCGGTCGGCATCGCGCACACGTATATGGCGGCAGAAAACCTGCAAAAGGCCGGTGAAGCGCTGGGCGTAGACATCAAAGTCGAAACCCAAGGTTCCATCGGTGTTGAAAACCCCTTGACGGAAAAGGATATCGCCGAAGCCGACGGAATCATCATCGCCGCGGACAAGGAAGTCCCGAAGGAACGTTTTGCCGGGAAACGGGTGCTGATCACGGGCGTCCAGGACGGGATCAAACGCCCGGAAGAATTGATCAAACAGGTACTGGAAGGGGACGTCCCCATCTATCGGCCCCAAACCGCCGCGGCGGATGCGGACCAAAAAAGCGTCCGGAAAGAAAATCCGGTGTATCGGCATTTGATGAGCGGCGTTTCCTACATGGTTCCCTTCATTGTTGTCGGCGGGCTGCTGATCGCCCTGTCCTTGTCCCTCGGCGGGGAACAAACGCCGAAGGGGATCGTCATTCCGGATGATTCCTTCTGGAAACACATCGAAAGATTGGGTGCCGCTTCCTTTATGTTCATGGTCCCGATCTTGGCGGGCTTTATCGCCGTAAGCATCGCGGACCGGCCGGGTCTCGTTCCCGGCATGATCGGCGGCTACATCGCGGCAAACGGCAGCTTCTACGGAAGCGAAGCCGGAGCCGGGTTCATCGGCGGGATCATCGCCGGATTTCTCGCCGGTTACGTGGCCCTTGCGATCAAGCGGATCAAAGTGCCGAAGGCCGTCCAGCCTGTCATGCCGATTATCTTCATCCCGATCATTTCTTCGCTGATCGTCGGGCTCTTGCTGATTTTTGTCATCGGCGCTCCGGTCGCGAAGCTGTTTGAATCCCTGACGGACTGGCTGGCAACGATGGAAGGCGGAAGCTCCATCGTCTTGGCCATGATCCTTGGCGCGATGATCGCCTTTGATATGGGCGGTCCCCTCAATAAAGTCGCCTTCCTGTTCGGCGCGGCCATGATCGGGGAAGGAAACTACAGCATCATGGGTCCGATTGCCGTCGCCATCTGCATTCCGCCCATCGGCATGGGATTGGCTACCTTCATCAACAAACGAAAATACAGCCAGGAAGAAAGGGAAGCCGGAAAAGCGGCCTTCACCATGGGATTGTTCGGCATTACGGAAGGCGCCATCCCCTTTGCAGCGCGGGATCCGCTGCGGGTCATTCCGGGCATCATCGTCGGCTCCATGGCCGGTTCGGTGATTGCCATGATCGGGAACGTGGGAGACCGGGTCGCCCACGGCGGTCCCATCGTGGCCGTCCTCGGCGCGGTGGACAATGTTTTCATGTTTTTTGTGGCGGCCATCATCGGTTCCTTCGTTACGGCATTCATGGTTAATCTTTTGAAAAAGGACGTGGAGGACGGGAACGGAAAGGCTGCAAAAAGGGAAAAAAAGGAGAAATCCGTCGCCGATGAAGCCCAAAAACCTTCGGATTCCGCTGAAACCCCGGAAAACTTTAAACTGGCCGATCTGACGAATATGAATTTGATCGAACCGGATTTGAAGGGCTCAACCCGGGACGAGATCATCGACGAAATGATCGAAATGCTGGACAAGGAAGGAATTCTATCTTCCAAGGAAGAGTTTAAAAAGGCGATCTTCAACCGGGAAAAGGAAGGCTCCACGGGCTTGGGCATGTCCATCGCCATCCCCCACGGCAAATCGGCCGGGGTAAAACGCCCCGCGGTCGCCTTCGGGCTGAAACGGGATGGCGTGAATTGGAACAGCATCGACGGAAACGACGCAAAACTGATTTTTATGTTGGCCGTTCCCGAACGGGCCGCCGGAAACGCCCACTTAAAAATTCTTCAAATGTTGTCGCGGAAATTAATGGATGAAACCTTCCGGTCCCGGTTGTTGAATGTCCAATCGAAAGAGGAAGCCTACCGGCTTTTGGGAGAAATCCAATAA
- a CDS encoding LacI family DNA-binding transcriptional regulator, giving the protein MATIRDVAKLAGVSVATVSRVLNNRGYVHQDTRKKVEEAILSLDYKPNAVARSLFKKTSKSVGFIIPDITNPFFPQLVRSVEMVMKRAGYTILLFNSDEILENELKSIDLMVSKYVDGFLVVSNTLKKEHISELPLPVVCLDRVIGEEIPSVSVDNYAGARKAVRHLLERGCRNIAHIQGPAKVCTAEERLRGYRDEIRANGLKPYIVPGNYDLNTAMENALELFEKHPEIDGVFAGNDVMAVGAMKAASKLGIPIPGRLKIIGFDGIEWGTAVTPELTTMEQPISELGKKAGELLLELINGGKLRTSHYVFEAKLIVREST; this is encoded by the coding sequence ATGGCAACGATCCGTGATGTGGCAAAGCTGGCGGGCGTATCGGTCGCCACCGTATCCCGGGTGCTGAACAACCGGGGATACGTGCACCAGGACACCCGGAAAAAAGTCGAAGAGGCCATTCTGAGCCTCGACTACAAACCGAACGCGGTGGCGCGGAGCCTGTTCAAAAAAACTTCAAAATCGGTCGGTTTTATCATTCCGGACATTACGAACCCCTTTTTTCCCCAACTGGTCCGCTCCGTGGAAATGGTCATGAAAAGGGCCGGGTATACGATCCTATTGTTCAACAGCGATGAAATCCTTGAAAACGAGCTGAAGAGCATCGACTTGATGGTCTCCAAATACGTGGACGGGTTTTTGGTCGTATCGAACACTTTGAAAAAGGAGCACATCAGCGAGCTCCCGCTTCCGGTCGTTTGCCTGGACCGGGTGATCGGCGAGGAAATACCTTCCGTCTCCGTCGACAACTACGCCGGCGCACGCAAGGCCGTCCGGCATTTGCTCGAACGGGGGTGCAGAAACATCGCCCATATCCAGGGCCCGGCGAAGGTCTGCACCGCGGAAGAGAGGTTGCGGGGATACAGGGACGAAATCCGGGCAAACGGTTTGAAACCGTATATCGTTCCCGGAAACTACGATCTGAACACGGCGATGGAGAATGCGCTGGAATTGTTCGAAAAACACCCGGAAATCGACGGGGTTTTCGCCGGAAACGACGTGATGGCGGTCGGCGCCATGAAGGCCGCTTCCAAATTGGGCATTCCGATCCCGGGCCGGCTGAAAATCATCGGGTTTGACGGCATCGAATGGGGAACGGCCGTGACCCCCGAATTGACGACCATGGAGCAGCCGATCAGCGAACTGGGGAAAAAGGCGGGGGAACTGCTACTCGAGCTGATCAACGGCGGAAAATTGCGGACCAGCCATTACGTTTTTGAGGCGAAGCTGATCGTCAGGGAATCGACGTAA
- the rbsK gene encoding ribokinase: MITVVGSLNIDLISTVDRFPKPGETLIGSEFRTSFGGKGANQAVAAARLGGTVQMIGCVGDDPFGHEYLTYLKKEGILVDHVKPVTHVSTGTALIVLAQGENSIIVVPGANFQLAPEDIDRMKDALEKSDIILMQLETRLDTVERVLFWAERFGIRTILNPAPFQPIPDGWWEMITYLTPNEHEAEALMKSATFKEEFLEKLIITLGKKGAVYHEKGRKIEIPAPQVDAADTTGAGDTFNGALAHFLSEGLSLGEACRYAVHAASLSVTKPGAQGGMPTRAQLESFMNGR; the protein is encoded by the coding sequence ATGATCACCGTTGTCGGAAGTTTGAATATCGATCTGATTTCCACCGTCGACCGTTTTCCGAAACCCGGAGAAACGCTCATCGGCAGCGAATTCCGAACCAGCTTCGGGGGAAAGGGGGCCAACCAGGCCGTCGCCGCCGCCAGGCTGGGCGGAACCGTGCAGATGATCGGCTGCGTCGGGGACGATCCTTTCGGGCATGAATATTTGACCTATTTGAAAAAGGAAGGCATTCTTGTCGACCATGTGAAACCGGTTACACACGTTTCCACCGGCACCGCCCTCATCGTTCTCGCCCAAGGGGAAAATTCCATCATCGTCGTTCCGGGGGCCAATTTCCAATTGGCTCCGGAAGATATCGACCGGATGAAAGACGCACTGGAAAAAAGCGACATCATCCTCATGCAGCTGGAGACCCGGCTTGACACCGTCGAACGGGTCCTCTTCTGGGCGGAACGGTTCGGGATCCGGACGATTTTAAATCCCGCTCCGTTCCAGCCGATCCCGGACGGCTGGTGGGAGATGATCACCTACCTTACCCCGAATGAACATGAGGCGGAAGCGCTGATGAAAAGCGCAACCTTCAAAGAAGAATTCCTGGAAAAGCTCATTATCACCCTCGGAAAAAAGGGAGCCGTCTATCATGAAAAGGGGAGGAAGATCGAAATCCCGGCTCCGCAAGTGGATGCGGCGGATACGACCGGCGCCGGGGATACGTTCAACGGGGCGCTGGCCCATTTCCTGAGCGAAGGCCTTTCCTTGGGAGAAGCCTGCCGGTATGCGGTCCATGCCGCCAGCCTTTCCGTAACCAAGCCAGGCGCTCAAGGGGGAATGCCGACAAGGGCGCAGCTGGAAAGTTTTATGAACGGACGGTGA
- a CDS encoding amino acid permease produces the protein MENKKWGLSVLTAIVVGNMIGGGIFMLPASLSHVASPMGTTFAWMLTGFGVFMIALVFGNLALRKPELKAGPQSYAQALFSSPKAGTVAGYSMTWGYWAANWSANASIIISFAGYLSTFFPVLQSREVLFAVGNFQLETGRALTFAICTAVLWAIHWILCRDFSSGGKISVLATTAKVAGFLLFILLLGGSLELAFAKDDFSFVRPGGETVPLLKQMNAAAVLMLWGFIGIESAVMLSNRARSQKDVKRATLLGLMITVFIYIFITLLTMKAVPLAQLQESQKPLVDALNRAIGGGGGMILALLALISLTGSIIGWIVVSAEVPYQAAKNGLFPSFFARTNAKGSPGRSMFWTNLLTQVFLFSTVSGTVGQAYNFAAIVATLSYLVPYFVTVLYQLKLVVTGETYQSRWISRTKDGIITFFALLYSLWVIKSGTDDWLTFVLGIGLFASGLILYPILMKNRGEEADKPEGEGMLPAKNALPFQQIK, from the coding sequence ATGGAAAACAAAAAATGGGGACTTTCCGTTTTGACGGCCATCGTGGTCGGGAACATGATCGGCGGCGGCATTTTTATGCTGCCCGCTTCCTTATCCCATGTCGCCAGCCCGATGGGGACCACCTTCGCTTGGATGCTGACGGGATTCGGGGTGTTCATGATCGCCCTCGTTTTCGGGAACCTGGCATTAAGGAAGCCGGAACTGAAAGCGGGGCCGCAAAGCTACGCCCAGGCCCTTTTTTCTTCCCCGAAGGCGGGAACCGTCGCCGGCTACAGCATGACCTGGGGATATTGGGCGGCGAACTGGAGCGCGAACGCATCCATTATCATTTCCTTCGCCGGATACCTTTCCACATTTTTTCCCGTCTTGCAAAGCCGTGAGGTGCTGTTTGCGGTCGGGAATTTTCAGCTGGAGACCGGGCGGGCGCTGACCTTTGCCATCTGCACGGCGGTTTTATGGGCCATCCATTGGATCTTGTGCCGGGACTTCAGCAGCGGCGGAAAAATCAGCGTCCTGGCGACGACGGCAAAGGTGGCCGGCTTTCTATTATTTATTTTGCTGCTCGGGGGAAGTTTGGAACTGGCCTTCGCCAAGGATGATTTTTCTTTCGTCCGGCCCGGCGGAGAGACGGTGCCCCTGTTGAAACAGATGAACGCCGCGGCCGTATTGATGCTCTGGGGATTTATCGGCATCGAATCGGCGGTGATGCTTTCCAATCGGGCCAGATCGCAGAAGGATGTGAAACGGGCGACCCTTCTCGGGCTGATGATAACCGTCTTCATCTATATTTTTATTACATTGCTGACGATGAAAGCTGTTCCCCTCGCCCAGCTGCAGGAATCGCAAAAACCTTTGGTCGACGCTTTGAACCGGGCGATCGGCGGCGGGGGTGGGATGATCTTGGCCCTCTTGGCCTTGATTTCGTTAACCGGCTCCATCATCGGCTGGATTGTCGTGAGCGCCGAAGTGCCTTATCAGGCGGCAAAAAACGGCTTGTTCCCGTCCTTTTTCGCAAGGACGAACGCCAAGGGAAGCCCGGGCCGTTCGATGTTTTGGACCAATTTGTTGACGCAGGTCTTTCTGTTTTCCACGGTGTCGGGAACCGTCGGCCAAGCCTATAATTTCGCCGCAATCGTCGCCACTCTTTCCTATTTGGTGCCATATTTCGTCACCGTCTTATACCAGCTGAAGCTGGTCGTGACCGGCGAAACCTATCAAAGCCGCTGGATAAGCCGGACGAAGGACGGGATCATCACCTTTTTCGCCCTCCTGTATTCGCTTTGGGTGATCAAGTCGGGAACGGACGACTGGCTGACGTTCGTTCTGGGGATCGGCCTGTTCGCTTCCGGGCTCATCCTGTATCCCATCCTGATGAAAAATCGGGGAGAAGAAGCGGATAAACCGGAAGGGGAAGGGATGCTGCCGGCCAAAAACGCGTTGCCTTTTCAGCAAATCAAATAG